From the Osmerus eperlanus chromosome 21, fOsmEpe2.1, whole genome shotgun sequence genome, one window contains:
- the gulp1b gene encoding PTB domain-containing engulfment adapter protein 1 isoform X1, whose amino-acid sequence MNRAFNRRKDKTVMPSPESLVNSHITYNAKFLGVTEVAQPKGTDIVRVAVRKLKFQKHIRKSEGHKTPKVELQISIYGVKLLDPKTKDIQHNCQLHRISFCADDKTDKRIVTYICTEPESKKHLCYVFDSDKCAEEITVTIGRAFELAYRKFLESGGKDVETRKQIGSLQKRIQDLETENFKLKKRLKDLEEHLIDSPHLHLTSVSKPNMLQRTSSMFWCGSLTSISCLEMSSVSLTPASSPESSISTGLLTPPPSKPALLQKLQSGCCVPRPRAGSIQSDVLPTDVFDMVPFSSASPVAKYSMNGTSPPPVPPTPPPVALQERDIDVFGAPPFNPFICNTTDFPPHVQSKLDEMQRQRWFVHFPLRVTCHILWLLHGLRCLLKPEI is encoded by the exons ATGAACAGAGCATTTAACAGGCGAAAAG ATAAAACAGTGATGCCCTCTCCTGAGTCTTTGGTGAACAGTCACATAACATACAATGCTAAG TTCCTTGGAGTGACCGAGGTAGCCCAACCCAAAGGAACAGATATTGTTAGGGTGGCAGTCAGAAAGCTAAAG TTTCAAAAACATATCAGGAAATCTGAGGGACACAAAACCCCTAAAGTGGAGTTGCAGATATCTATCTATGGAGTGAAACTATTAGATCCAAAGACAAAA GACATACAGCACAATTGTCAGTTGCATAGGATATCCTTCTGCGCTGATGACAAAACAGACAAGAGGATAGTCACCTACATCTGCACAGAACCAGAGAGCAAGAAACACCTCTGCTATGTGTTTGACAGTGACAAATGT GCTGAAGAGATAACTGTAACCATTGGGCGAGCCTTTGAATTAGCATACAGGAAGTTCCTGGAGTCTGGGGGCAAGGATGTGGAAACAAGGAAGCAGATTGGCAGCTTGCAGAAAAGA ATTCAAGACCTGGAAACAGAAAATTTCAAATTAAAAAAGCGACTAAAAGATCTTGAAGAGCACTTAATAGATTCACCG CATCTCCACTTAACATCTGTTAGCAAACCCAACATGTTGCAGCGGACATCGTCAATGTTTTGGTGCGGCAGCTTAACATCTATATCCTGTCTAGAGatgtcctctgtctctctaacccctgCAAGTTCTCCAGAATCCAGCATCTCAACAGGCCTACTAACACCACCACCCTCCAAACCAGCCCTGCTCCAAAAGCTACAAAGTGGATGCTGTGTTCCTCGTCCACGA GCAGGAAGTATTCAGTCTGATGTTCTGCCCACTGATGTTTTTGACATGGTACCGTTTTCCTCTGCATCCCCTGTCGCCAAGTACTCAATGAAtggcacctcccctcctccagttcCTCCAACTCCACCACCTGTTGCACTCCAAGAAAGAG ACATAGATGTGTTTGGAGCACCACCTTTCAATCCATTTATCTGCAATACAACAGACTTCCCTCCACACGTTCAATCTAAACTGGATGAGATGCAG CGTCAACGGTGGTTTGTACACTTTCCCTTACGTGTCACTTGCCACATTCTCTGGCTGCTGCATGGTTTACGATGTCTCTTAAAACCAGAAATATAG
- the gulp1b gene encoding PTB domain-containing engulfment adapter protein 1 isoform X2 — MNRAFNRRKDKTVMPSPESLVNSHITYNAKFLGVTEVAQPKGTDIVRVAVRKLKFQKHIRKSEGHKTPKVELQISIYGVKLLDPKTKDIQHNCQLHRISFCADDKTDKRIVTYICTEPESKKHLCYVFDSDKCAEEITVTIGRAFELAYRKFLESGGKDVETRKQIGSLQKRIQDLETENFKLKKRLKDLEEHLIDSPHLHLTSVSKPNMLQRTSSMFWCGSLTSISCLEMSSVSLTPASSPESSISTGLLTPPPSKPALLQKLQSGCCVPRPRAGSIQSDVLPTDVFDMVPFSSASPVAKYSMNGTSPPPVPPTPPPVALQERDIDVFGAPPFNPFICNTTDFPPHVQSKLDEMQEGFNMGLTLEGTIFSMDPVDSRC; from the exons ATGAACAGAGCATTTAACAGGCGAAAAG ATAAAACAGTGATGCCCTCTCCTGAGTCTTTGGTGAACAGTCACATAACATACAATGCTAAG TTCCTTGGAGTGACCGAGGTAGCCCAACCCAAAGGAACAGATATTGTTAGGGTGGCAGTCAGAAAGCTAAAG TTTCAAAAACATATCAGGAAATCTGAGGGACACAAAACCCCTAAAGTGGAGTTGCAGATATCTATCTATGGAGTGAAACTATTAGATCCAAAGACAAAA GACATACAGCACAATTGTCAGTTGCATAGGATATCCTTCTGCGCTGATGACAAAACAGACAAGAGGATAGTCACCTACATCTGCACAGAACCAGAGAGCAAGAAACACCTCTGCTATGTGTTTGACAGTGACAAATGT GCTGAAGAGATAACTGTAACCATTGGGCGAGCCTTTGAATTAGCATACAGGAAGTTCCTGGAGTCTGGGGGCAAGGATGTGGAAACAAGGAAGCAGATTGGCAGCTTGCAGAAAAGA ATTCAAGACCTGGAAACAGAAAATTTCAAATTAAAAAAGCGACTAAAAGATCTTGAAGAGCACTTAATAGATTCACCG CATCTCCACTTAACATCTGTTAGCAAACCCAACATGTTGCAGCGGACATCGTCAATGTTTTGGTGCGGCAGCTTAACATCTATATCCTGTCTAGAGatgtcctctgtctctctaacccctgCAAGTTCTCCAGAATCCAGCATCTCAACAGGCCTACTAACACCACCACCCTCCAAACCAGCCCTGCTCCAAAAGCTACAAAGTGGATGCTGTGTTCCTCGTCCACGA GCAGGAAGTATTCAGTCTGATGTTCTGCCCACTGATGTTTTTGACATGGTACCGTTTTCCTCTGCATCCCCTGTCGCCAAGTACTCAATGAAtggcacctcccctcctccagttcCTCCAACTCCACCACCTGTTGCACTCCAAGAAAGAG ACATAGATGTGTTTGGAGCACCACCTTTCAATCCATTTATCTGCAATACAACAGACTTCCCTCCACACGTTCAATCTAAACTGGATGAGATGCAG GAGGGGTTCAATATGGGACTAACACTGGAAGGCACCATCTTCTCCATGGACCCTGTGGACAGTCGCTGCTAA
- the gulp1b gene encoding PTB domain-containing engulfment adapter protein 1 isoform X5, giving the protein MNRAFNRRKDKTVMPSPESLVNSHITYNAKFLGVTEVAQPKGTDIVRVAVRKLKFQKHIRKSEGHKTPKVELQISIYGVKLLDPKTKDIQHNCQLHRISFCADDKTDKRIVTYICTEPESKKHLCYVFDSDKCAEEITVTIGRAFELAYRKFLESGGKDVETRKQIGSLQKRIQDLETENFKLKKRLKDLEEHLIDSPHLHLTSVSKPNMLQRTSSMFWCGSLTSISCLEMSSVSLTPASSPESSISTGLLTPPPSKPALLQKLQSGCCVPRPRYSMNGTSPPPVPPTPPPVALQERDIDVFGAPPFNPFICNTTDFPPHVQSKLDEMQRQRWFVHFPLRVTCHILWLLHGLRCLLKPEI; this is encoded by the exons ATGAACAGAGCATTTAACAGGCGAAAAG ATAAAACAGTGATGCCCTCTCCTGAGTCTTTGGTGAACAGTCACATAACATACAATGCTAAG TTCCTTGGAGTGACCGAGGTAGCCCAACCCAAAGGAACAGATATTGTTAGGGTGGCAGTCAGAAAGCTAAAG TTTCAAAAACATATCAGGAAATCTGAGGGACACAAAACCCCTAAAGTGGAGTTGCAGATATCTATCTATGGAGTGAAACTATTAGATCCAAAGACAAAA GACATACAGCACAATTGTCAGTTGCATAGGATATCCTTCTGCGCTGATGACAAAACAGACAAGAGGATAGTCACCTACATCTGCACAGAACCAGAGAGCAAGAAACACCTCTGCTATGTGTTTGACAGTGACAAATGT GCTGAAGAGATAACTGTAACCATTGGGCGAGCCTTTGAATTAGCATACAGGAAGTTCCTGGAGTCTGGGGGCAAGGATGTGGAAACAAGGAAGCAGATTGGCAGCTTGCAGAAAAGA ATTCAAGACCTGGAAACAGAAAATTTCAAATTAAAAAAGCGACTAAAAGATCTTGAAGAGCACTTAATAGATTCACCG CATCTCCACTTAACATCTGTTAGCAAACCCAACATGTTGCAGCGGACATCGTCAATGTTTTGGTGCGGCAGCTTAACATCTATATCCTGTCTAGAGatgtcctctgtctctctaacccctgCAAGTTCTCCAGAATCCAGCATCTCAACAGGCCTACTAACACCACCACCCTCCAAACCAGCCCTGCTCCAAAAGCTACAAAGTGGATGCTGTGTTCCTCGTCCACGA TACTCAATGAAtggcacctcccctcctccagttcCTCCAACTCCACCACCTGTTGCACTCCAAGAAAGAG ACATAGATGTGTTTGGAGCACCACCTTTCAATCCATTTATCTGCAATACAACAGACTTCCCTCCACACGTTCAATCTAAACTGGATGAGATGCAG CGTCAACGGTGGTTTGTACACTTTCCCTTACGTGTCACTTGCCACATTCTCTGGCTGCTGCATGGTTTACGATGTCTCTTAAAACCAGAAATATAG
- the gulp1b gene encoding PTB domain-containing engulfment adapter protein 1 isoform X6, which yields MNRAFNRRKDKTVMPSPESLVNSHITYNAKFLGVTEVAQPKGTDIVRVAVRKLKFQKHIRKSEGHKTPKVELQISIYGVKLLDPKTKDIQHNCQLHRISFCADDKTDKRIVTYICTEPESKKHLCYVFDSDKCAEEITVTIGRAFELAYRKFLESGGKDVETRKQIGSLQKRIQDLETENFKLKKRLKDLEEHLIDSPAGSIQSDVLPTDVFDMVPFSSASPVAKYSMNGTSPPPVPPTPPPVALQERDIDVFGAPPFNPFICNTTDFPPHVQSKLDEMQRQRWFVHFPLRVTCHILWLLHGLRCLLKPEI from the exons ATGAACAGAGCATTTAACAGGCGAAAAG ATAAAACAGTGATGCCCTCTCCTGAGTCTTTGGTGAACAGTCACATAACATACAATGCTAAG TTCCTTGGAGTGACCGAGGTAGCCCAACCCAAAGGAACAGATATTGTTAGGGTGGCAGTCAGAAAGCTAAAG TTTCAAAAACATATCAGGAAATCTGAGGGACACAAAACCCCTAAAGTGGAGTTGCAGATATCTATCTATGGAGTGAAACTATTAGATCCAAAGACAAAA GACATACAGCACAATTGTCAGTTGCATAGGATATCCTTCTGCGCTGATGACAAAACAGACAAGAGGATAGTCACCTACATCTGCACAGAACCAGAGAGCAAGAAACACCTCTGCTATGTGTTTGACAGTGACAAATGT GCTGAAGAGATAACTGTAACCATTGGGCGAGCCTTTGAATTAGCATACAGGAAGTTCCTGGAGTCTGGGGGCAAGGATGTGGAAACAAGGAAGCAGATTGGCAGCTTGCAGAAAAGA ATTCAAGACCTGGAAACAGAAAATTTCAAATTAAAAAAGCGACTAAAAGATCTTGAAGAGCACTTAATAGATTCACCG GCAGGAAGTATTCAGTCTGATGTTCTGCCCACTGATGTTTTTGACATGGTACCGTTTTCCTCTGCATCCCCTGTCGCCAAGTACTCAATGAAtggcacctcccctcctccagttcCTCCAACTCCACCACCTGTTGCACTCCAAGAAAGAG ACATAGATGTGTTTGGAGCACCACCTTTCAATCCATTTATCTGCAATACAACAGACTTCCCTCCACACGTTCAATCTAAACTGGATGAGATGCAG CGTCAACGGTGGTTTGTACACTTTCCCTTACGTGTCACTTGCCACATTCTCTGGCTGCTGCATGGTTTACGATGTCTCTTAAAACCAGAAATATAG
- the gulp1b gene encoding PTB domain-containing engulfment adapter protein 1 isoform X4, which yields MNRAFNRRKDKTVMPSPESLVNSHITYNAKFLGVTEVAQPKGTDIVRVAVRKLKFQKHIRKSEGHKTPKVELQISIYGVKLLDPKTKDIQHNCQLHRISFCADDKTDKRIVTYICTEPESKKHLCYVFDSDKCAEEITVTIGRAFELAYRKFLESGGKDVETRKQIGSLQKRIQDLETENFKLKKRLKDLEEHLIDSPHLHLTSVSKPNMLQRTSSMFWCGSLTSISCLEMSSVSLTPASSPESSISTGLLTPPPSKPALLQKLQSGCCVPRPRAGSIQSDVLPTDVFDMVPFSSASPVAKYSMNGTSPPPVPPTPPPVALQERDIDVFGAPPFNPFICNTTDFPPHVQSKLDEMQRQRWRGSIWD from the exons ATGAACAGAGCATTTAACAGGCGAAAAG ATAAAACAGTGATGCCCTCTCCTGAGTCTTTGGTGAACAGTCACATAACATACAATGCTAAG TTCCTTGGAGTGACCGAGGTAGCCCAACCCAAAGGAACAGATATTGTTAGGGTGGCAGTCAGAAAGCTAAAG TTTCAAAAACATATCAGGAAATCTGAGGGACACAAAACCCCTAAAGTGGAGTTGCAGATATCTATCTATGGAGTGAAACTATTAGATCCAAAGACAAAA GACATACAGCACAATTGTCAGTTGCATAGGATATCCTTCTGCGCTGATGACAAAACAGACAAGAGGATAGTCACCTACATCTGCACAGAACCAGAGAGCAAGAAACACCTCTGCTATGTGTTTGACAGTGACAAATGT GCTGAAGAGATAACTGTAACCATTGGGCGAGCCTTTGAATTAGCATACAGGAAGTTCCTGGAGTCTGGGGGCAAGGATGTGGAAACAAGGAAGCAGATTGGCAGCTTGCAGAAAAGA ATTCAAGACCTGGAAACAGAAAATTTCAAATTAAAAAAGCGACTAAAAGATCTTGAAGAGCACTTAATAGATTCACCG CATCTCCACTTAACATCTGTTAGCAAACCCAACATGTTGCAGCGGACATCGTCAATGTTTTGGTGCGGCAGCTTAACATCTATATCCTGTCTAGAGatgtcctctgtctctctaacccctgCAAGTTCTCCAGAATCCAGCATCTCAACAGGCCTACTAACACCACCACCCTCCAAACCAGCCCTGCTCCAAAAGCTACAAAGTGGATGCTGTGTTCCTCGTCCACGA GCAGGAAGTATTCAGTCTGATGTTCTGCCCACTGATGTTTTTGACATGGTACCGTTTTCCTCTGCATCCCCTGTCGCCAAGTACTCAATGAAtggcacctcccctcctccagttcCTCCAACTCCACCACCTGTTGCACTCCAAGAAAGAG ACATAGATGTGTTTGGAGCACCACCTTTCAATCCATTTATCTGCAATACAACAGACTTCCCTCCACACGTTCAATCTAAACTGGATGAGATGCAG CGTCAACGGTG GAGGGGTTCAATATGGGACTAA
- the gulp1b gene encoding PTB domain-containing engulfment adapter protein 1 isoform X3, whose protein sequence is MNRAFNRRKDKTVMPSPESLVNSHITYNAKFLGVTEVAQPKGTDIVRVAVRKLKFQKHIRKSEGHKTPKVELQISIYGVKLLDPKTKDIQHNCQLHRISFCADDKTDKRIVTYICTEPESKKHLCYVFDSDKCAEEITVTIGRAFELAYRKFLESGGKDVETRKQIGSLQKRIQDLETENFKLKKRLKDLEEHLIDSPHLHLTSVSKPNMLQRTSSMFWCGSLTSISCLEMSSVSLTPASSPESSISTGLLTPPPSKPALLQKLQSGCCVPRPRAGSIQSDVLPTDVFDMVPFSSASPVAKYSMNGTSPPPVPPTPPPVALQERDIDVFGAPPFNPFICNTTDFPPHVQSKLDEMQVCKQRGSIWD, encoded by the exons ATGAACAGAGCATTTAACAGGCGAAAAG ATAAAACAGTGATGCCCTCTCCTGAGTCTTTGGTGAACAGTCACATAACATACAATGCTAAG TTCCTTGGAGTGACCGAGGTAGCCCAACCCAAAGGAACAGATATTGTTAGGGTGGCAGTCAGAAAGCTAAAG TTTCAAAAACATATCAGGAAATCTGAGGGACACAAAACCCCTAAAGTGGAGTTGCAGATATCTATCTATGGAGTGAAACTATTAGATCCAAAGACAAAA GACATACAGCACAATTGTCAGTTGCATAGGATATCCTTCTGCGCTGATGACAAAACAGACAAGAGGATAGTCACCTACATCTGCACAGAACCAGAGAGCAAGAAACACCTCTGCTATGTGTTTGACAGTGACAAATGT GCTGAAGAGATAACTGTAACCATTGGGCGAGCCTTTGAATTAGCATACAGGAAGTTCCTGGAGTCTGGGGGCAAGGATGTGGAAACAAGGAAGCAGATTGGCAGCTTGCAGAAAAGA ATTCAAGACCTGGAAACAGAAAATTTCAAATTAAAAAAGCGACTAAAAGATCTTGAAGAGCACTTAATAGATTCACCG CATCTCCACTTAACATCTGTTAGCAAACCCAACATGTTGCAGCGGACATCGTCAATGTTTTGGTGCGGCAGCTTAACATCTATATCCTGTCTAGAGatgtcctctgtctctctaacccctgCAAGTTCTCCAGAATCCAGCATCTCAACAGGCCTACTAACACCACCACCCTCCAAACCAGCCCTGCTCCAAAAGCTACAAAGTGGATGCTGTGTTCCTCGTCCACGA GCAGGAAGTATTCAGTCTGATGTTCTGCCCACTGATGTTTTTGACATGGTACCGTTTTCCTCTGCATCCCCTGTCGCCAAGTACTCAATGAAtggcacctcccctcctccagttcCTCCAACTCCACCACCTGTTGCACTCCAAGAAAGAG ACATAGATGTGTTTGGAGCACCACCTTTCAATCCATTTATCTGCAATACAACAGACTTCCCTCCACACGTTCAATCTAAACTGGATGAGATGCAGGTATGTAAGCA GAGGGGTTCAATATGGGACTAA
- the LOC134007141 gene encoding calcitonin gene-related peptide type 1 receptor-like: MDGSGILTLMLLFSARGLFVLGSSMDNETNLDPQISHQSISDSRNKIVTAQYECYQKIMKDYTYDKQESVCGRTWDGWLCWEDTEAGFTTEQHCPDYYNNFDTKEVASKVCTETGNWGRHPESNRTWTNFTLCRGNSTEGEMNAKNLLYLVLIGHGLSLISLFISLGIFFHFKSLSCQRITLHKNLFFSFVLNSIITIIWLTVADNRELVESNPVSCKVVTFIHLYLFGCNYFWMLCEGIYLHTLIVVAVFAEKQHLMWYYLLGWGFPLIPALIHAVARCCYYNDNCWISSDTSLLYIIHGPICAALLVNLFFLLNIVRVLITKLKVTHQAEFSLYMKAVRATLILVPLLGIQFVLLPYKPEGRSAEIYGYVMNILMNYQGLLVATIFCFFNGEVQSVLRRHWNQQRMQFGGTFAHADVFRSASYVASSLTEVHRCYSIDGHTEHMNGKNYLDIETTIHRSDNPFA; the protein is encoded by the exons ATGGATGGAAGCGGCATACTCACACTTATGCTGCTGTTTTCTGCCAGAGGG CTGTTTGTGCTGGGGAGTTCTATGGACAACGAGACCAATCTGGATCCCCAAATCTCCCATCAGAGCATCAGTGACTCCCGGAACAAGATTGTGACGGCTCAGTATGAATGCTACCAGAAAATTATGAAAGACTATACTTACGACAAACAAG aATCGGTGTGCGGCAGGACCTGGGATGGCTGGCTGTGTTGGGAGGACACAGAGGCAGGCTTCACCACAGAGCAGCACTGTCCAGACTACTATAACAACTTTGATACTAAAG AAGTGGCATCCAAAGTTTGTACTGAAACAGGTAATTGGGGTCGCCACCCCGAAAGTAATAGGACATGGACAAACTTCACACTGTGCAGGGGCAACTCCACGGAAGGTGAAATG AATGCGAAGAACCTCCTCTACTTAGTTCTAATCGGCCATGGATTATCATTAATATCTCTGTTCATCTCATTGGGAATATTCTTTCACTTCAA gAGTTTAAGCTGCCAGAGGATAACGCTGCATAAAAACCTCTTCTTCTCATTTGTGTTAAACtctatcatcaccatcatctggTTGACTGTGGCAGACAACCGGGAACTTGTTGAGAGTAACCCG GTGAGCTGTAAAGTGGTCACTTTTATCCACCTCTACCTGTTTGGCTGTAACTACTTCTGGATGCTGTGTGAGGGCATCTACCTGCACACGCTCATAGTCGTGGCAGTGTTCGCAGAGAAGCAACACCTTATGTGGTACTACCTTCTTGGATGGG GATTTCCATTGATACCTGCTCTGATACATGCTGTAGCCCGCTGTTGCTACTACAATGACAA TTGTTGGATCAGCTCTGACACCTCCCTTCTGTACATCATCCATGGTCCTATCTGTGCTGCACTACTA GTCAACCTGTTTTTCCTGTTGAACATTGTGCGTGTCCTCATCACCAAGCTGAAGGTGACCCACCAGGCTGAGTTCAGCCTCTACATGAAGGCTGTGAGGGCCACACTCATCCTGGTCCCTCTGCTAGGCATCCAGTTCGTCCTGCTCCCCTACAAGCCCGAGGGACGCTCTGCTGAGATATATGGCTATGTCATGAACATCCTCATGAACTATCAG GGTCTTTTGGTTGCTACGATATTCTGCTTCTTCAATGGAGAG GTCCAAAGCGTTTTACGGCGACACTGGAATCAGCAGCGGATGCAGTTCGGGGGCACCTTCGCCCATGCCGACGTGTTTCGCTCCGCCTCTTATGTGGCGTCATCTCTGACTGAAGTCCACCGTTGCTACAGCATAGACGGACACACTGAGCACATGAACGGGAAGAACTACCTGGACATCGAGACCACTATCCACAGGTCGGACAACCCATTTGCTTGA
- the gulp1b gene encoding PTB domain-containing engulfment adapter protein 1 isoform X7: MNRAFNRRKDKTVMPSPESLVNSHITYNAKFLGVTEVAQPKGTDIVRVAVRKLKFQKHIRKSEGHKTPKVELQISIYGVKLLDPKTKDIQHNCQLHRISFCADDKTDKRIVTYICTEPESKKHLCYVFDSDKCAEEITVTIGRAFELAYRKFLESGGKDVETRKQIGSLQKRIQDLETENFKLKKRLKDLEEHLIDSPAGSIQSDVLPTDVFDMVPFSSASPVAKYSMNGTSPPPVPPTPPPVALQERDIDVFGAPPFNPFICNTTDFPPHVQSKLDEMQEGFNMGLTLEGTIFSMDPVDSRC, encoded by the exons ATGAACAGAGCATTTAACAGGCGAAAAG ATAAAACAGTGATGCCCTCTCCTGAGTCTTTGGTGAACAGTCACATAACATACAATGCTAAG TTCCTTGGAGTGACCGAGGTAGCCCAACCCAAAGGAACAGATATTGTTAGGGTGGCAGTCAGAAAGCTAAAG TTTCAAAAACATATCAGGAAATCTGAGGGACACAAAACCCCTAAAGTGGAGTTGCAGATATCTATCTATGGAGTGAAACTATTAGATCCAAAGACAAAA GACATACAGCACAATTGTCAGTTGCATAGGATATCCTTCTGCGCTGATGACAAAACAGACAAGAGGATAGTCACCTACATCTGCACAGAACCAGAGAGCAAGAAACACCTCTGCTATGTGTTTGACAGTGACAAATGT GCTGAAGAGATAACTGTAACCATTGGGCGAGCCTTTGAATTAGCATACAGGAAGTTCCTGGAGTCTGGGGGCAAGGATGTGGAAACAAGGAAGCAGATTGGCAGCTTGCAGAAAAGA ATTCAAGACCTGGAAACAGAAAATTTCAAATTAAAAAAGCGACTAAAAGATCTTGAAGAGCACTTAATAGATTCACCG GCAGGAAGTATTCAGTCTGATGTTCTGCCCACTGATGTTTTTGACATGGTACCGTTTTCCTCTGCATCCCCTGTCGCCAAGTACTCAATGAAtggcacctcccctcctccagttcCTCCAACTCCACCACCTGTTGCACTCCAAGAAAGAG ACATAGATGTGTTTGGAGCACCACCTTTCAATCCATTTATCTGCAATACAACAGACTTCCCTCCACACGTTCAATCTAAACTGGATGAGATGCAG GAGGGGTTCAATATGGGACTAACACTGGAAGGCACCATCTTCTCCATGGACCCTGTGGACAGTCGCTGCTAA